Genomic window (Cenarchaeum symbiont of Oopsacas minuta):
CGGGTTTTGGAATCCATGATGCCATATCTTACAAACATCTATGGGAATCCCTCGAGTATAGATCATTCGTATGGATACGATGCTGCAAATATAGTTCAAACATCTAGAGAAAATATCGCATCTGCAATACACGCGCATATGGACGAGATCATATTTACATCTGGAGCCACAGAATCAGACAATCTTGCATTAAAGGGCGTGATGGCAAAAAACATCGACCGCGGCAATCATCTAATTACATGTGTTACAGAACATAAAGCAATTTTAGATACTGCAAAATATTTGGAATCGCACGGAACTCGGGTCACATATTTACCAGTTGATGAATTTGGTAGTGTTGATCCTAGAGCCGTATCAGATGCCATAACTGATGATACAGTAATGATCTCTGTAATGTTTGCAAACAATGAGATTGGAACTATAGCAGAGATTGGAGAGATTGGAAAAATAGCCCACGAGAGAGATGTTCTGTTTCATACGGATGCAGCTCAGGCCATGGGGCATCTGAATATTGATGTTGAAAAACTCAACATTGATCTAATGTCATTTTCATCACACAAGCTTTGTGGTCCAAAAGGAATAGGAGCACTTTATGTACGCAGCATAATGCCGAGGGTAAAGTCAGAACCTCTGATACATGGTGGTGGTCAAGAAAGAAATATCCGTTCTGGAACACTAAATGTGCCAGGAATCGTGGGCTTTGCAAAAGCGGTGAAAATTGCACAAATGGAAATGGATTCTGAAAATATGTTGTTTAAAAAATGGATCGATATAATGTTTGATAGCCTATCCCAAGTTGGTGCAAAGCTGAACGGACATCCTACAAAGAGATTGGTACACAATCTTAATGTAAGATTTGATGGAATTGAGGGAAAGGCGATAATAAATTCCGTATCCAAAAAAATTGCCATATCTGCTGGTTCTGCATGTACCACCCAAATGGTTGAACCATCCCATGTACTCCTAGCAATTGGTCTAACCGAAGAGCAGGCGCATACTGCTATACGAATAGGGTGTGGACGGTTCAACACCAATGAAGATATTAGGATCGCCATAGATGAGATCCATTCATCCATTAAACACTTGACACAAATCTGTTAAATGAGGATTCATTTATTTTCATATATTCTCTAAACATGATACATTTTGAATCAAGTTTCATGTAAAATTTATAAATTTAGTGAATATATCAATAATCATGACGGCAGATGAGAAAGCGATCAAAAGTTTTCGATCAGAAATACAAAAAATATGTGATGATGAAGGATTAACTTTAGATCGTGCATTTCCAAGATGGATATGCGAACATATTTTGGGCATTACTAAAAGTGATGTAATATCAGAAGCTGTATCTATTGGTGGAAAAAATGATTATGGCATAGACATTTTTCATATTAATGAAGATGAAGATAATCAGTACGTATGTTGGATACAGGCAAAATATGGAGAAATGTTGGATCGATCAATTGATAGAGATGGCATAATATCTTTTGGTAATACCATCAAATATTTGGAAAATTGTCCAAATCAAGCAAATAAAACATTTAAACAAAAATCTGATGAATTCAAAAAAATTATTCATGATAATGCAGATATAAAGAAAAGAATGATTTACGTTGTAACAGGTAAACTAAACGAGCAGGCAAAAGAACAAATTACACGTGATGATTGGAAAAAGAATTTTACAGGTTATCAAAGTCCAATAGAATTTGAATTATTCGAAATGGATAAAATTCTTTCATATGTGAGAAAACCTCACACGCCATTGATTAAAATTGAATACGATGGTTCTGTGATAGAACGAAAAGATGATCTTACTAATAAAAAATCAGTCACAGGATACGTAAGTGCTAAAAATATAGTCAATATTGTTGAAAAACATCATGCAACATTGTTCTTTGAAAACCCTCGCAATACATTGGGTCTAACTAGTACAAATAAAGAAATTCTCAAAACACTTAGCAACAATGAATTAAAAAAGAGTTTTTGGAAATTAAATAATGGTGTTACTGGAATCTGTTCAAATTTTAAAAAAATTTATGATGATCCTAGATCATATGAAATAGATAATTTTAAAGTTGTAAATGGAAGGCAAACCACATCAACATTAGAAAAATTTAAGGGCGAATTGGAGGATGTATTTTTGTTAATAACCATTCATGAAACAAAAGATGATGATGAACGAGATCGTATTAGTCAAGCTACAAATACACAAAATCCAATCAAACCTGTCGATCTAATAACTAATTTTCAGGAATTACGTGATTTAGAAATGGAATGTAATAATCAATTTAGTAAATTTTATTTTGAACGACAAACAAAAGGTCTTGCCGATATGTCTATAAAAAAAGAAATAACACCTAGAAGAATATTAGAAAAAGAAGAAACAGCTAGGTGTTATTATGCATATGCAATTGATCCAAGATTAGCAATCATGCCTGATAAAGATCTATTCACTAAAAAACTCACACTATTTGCAGGCGAATCCCATTTTGACAAAGTTTTTAAAGATCGGAAAATAAAAGAATTAATCATACCACACATATTCATGAATATGATAGTTGCATTATTAAAAGAATACCAAAGAAAATTTAAAGATGACGAAGATAATGAGGATTATTCAAAATACAAATGGCTTTTAAGTAAAAAGCTTGTAAAATACTATATTTTACGATTTATAAATAAAGCTATGGAAGACATTGAACAATCCAAAAGGACAACTATTGAAAATAACATAATTCAAATTTTTTCAAAATTAGAGAAAAATGAGGAACTGCCAGATATATTTTTAGACATTGCAAAAAAAGGACTTGAATTTTTCATAATGTGTTATAAACTTACTTGGTGGTATAATTACCCAAAAGATCTTGTGAAAAAGATTGAAGATCCCAACCGACCAGAAAAGCGAGAAGATCTTCCTAGTGCAGCAGATATTGTACGAGTGTTAAAAATGCAGGAAAATGTATCTAGTTCAATATTTGAAAATAGATTAACTATAATAAAAGCAGCTGGAAAAGATCAAATCAAAGACAGACTTAGCAAACTTGAGGATTGGAAATAAATGTCGTATAATAATATTAATGAAAAAATATTAAAAAAATTAGAAAAATTTTCTAAAAATGCATCAGAATTAAAAATGTGTAAAGAATTATTGGAGCATGAATTATCTTGGACTGACATACATAATCCTCCATTTAAACGAGAATTTTCCCATACATTAACCAAGTTTTTTCCATTAGGTGAAAATGATCATGTCTGAAAATATCAAAATTACATCCATAAAATTCTTAAATTATCGACAATATTTTGGAGAGCATAATATCAAATTTTCAAATCGTGATGAAGGATTTTCAGTAATTGTTGGAGAAAATGGAGCTGGTAAATCCAACATATTAAACGCCATGAATTGGTGTTTCTATGCAACCGAACCTCATGCTACGAAAAAAAATGCAGGGTATGGAATAATCAATGAAAAATATCTAAAGTCGATTGATAATGGGCGTATTGCCA
Coding sequences:
- a CDS encoding aminotransferase class V, with amino-acid sequence MKNPKTSTNPIYLDFHATSPMDPRVLESMMPYLTNIYGNPSSIDHSYGYDAANIVQTSRENIASAIHAHMDEIIFTSGATESDNLALKGVMAKNIDRGNHLITCVTEHKAILDTAKYLESHGTRVTYLPVDEFGSVDPRAVSDAITDDTVMISVMFANNEIGTIAEIGEIGKIAHERDVLFHTDAAQAMGHLNIDVEKLNIDLMSFSSHKLCGPKGIGALYVRSIMPRVKSEPLIHGGGQERNIRSGTLNVPGIVGFAKAVKIAQMEMDSENMLFKKWIDIMFDSLSQVGAKLNGHPTKRLVHNLNVRFDGIEGKAIINSVSKKIAISAGSACTTQMVEPSHVLLAIGLTEEQAHTAIRIGCGRFNTNEDIRIAIDEIHSSIKHLTQIC
- a CDS encoding abortive infection protein, whose translation is MTADEKAIKSFRSEIQKICDDEGLTLDRAFPRWICEHILGITKSDVISEAVSIGGKNDYGIDIFHINEDEDNQYVCWIQAKYGEMLDRSIDRDGIISFGNTIKYLENCPNQANKTFKQKSDEFKKIIHDNADIKKRMIYVVTGKLNEQAKEQITRDDWKKNFTGYQSPIEFELFEMDKILSYVRKPHTPLIKIEYDGSVIERKDDLTNKKSVTGYVSAKNIVNIVEKHHATLFFENPRNTLGLTSTNKEILKTLSNNELKKSFWKLNNGVTGICSNFKKIYDDPRSYEIDNFKVVNGRQTTSTLEKFKGELEDVFLLITIHETKDDDERDRISQATNTQNPIKPVDLITNFQELRDLEMECNNQFSKFYFERQTKGLADMSIKKEITPRRILEKEETARCYYAYAIDPRLAIMPDKDLFTKKLTLFAGESHFDKVFKDRKIKELIIPHIFMNMIVALLKEYQRKFKDDEDNEDYSKYKWLLSKKLVKYYILRFINKAMEDIEQSKRTTIENNIIQIFSKLEKNEELPDIFLDIAKKGLEFFIMCYKLTWWYNYPKDLVKKIEDPNRPEKREDLPSAADIVRVLKMQENVSSSIFENRLTIIKAAGKDQIKDRLSKLEDWK